A genomic window from Aquitalea aquatilis includes:
- a CDS encoding glutathione S-transferase family protein: protein MITLYVFGPAFGLPDASPFVLKAEMLLKLSGLPYRKLRGSMRRAPKGKLPYIDDAGTRVPDSTLIRLHLAEQHGITLDAGLSEADKALAWSVECLCSDHLYWCVVHERWMDDAVFARGPGVFFQRVPFLLRGMVIRMIRRKVRANLHGQGLGRFSPAERQRLLQLDVASLAALLGDKPYMLGESPSWLDATVFAFVASAWLATLGDTPSQQAVRQHANLQAYVERLRRQYFPDWTTEA from the coding sequence GTGATCACCCTGTACGTGTTTGGCCCGGCCTTCGGCCTGCCCGATGCCAGCCCCTTTGTGCTGAAGGCCGAGATGCTGCTCAAGCTGTCCGGCCTGCCTTATCGCAAGCTGCGTGGCAGCATGCGCCGTGCGCCCAAGGGCAAGCTGCCTTATATCGACGACGCCGGCACGCGGGTGCCGGATTCCACGCTGATCCGCCTGCATCTGGCCGAGCAGCATGGCATCACCCTGGATGCTGGGCTGTCGGAGGCCGACAAGGCGCTGGCCTGGAGCGTGGAGTGCCTGTGCAGCGACCATCTGTACTGGTGTGTGGTGCATGAACGCTGGATGGATGATGCGGTTTTTGCCCGTGGCCCGGGGGTGTTTTTCCAGCGCGTGCCATTCCTGCTGCGCGGCATGGTCATTCGCATGATCCGGCGCAAGGTGCGCGCCAATCTGCATGGTCAGGGCCTGGGACGCTTCAGTCCGGCCGAACGCCAGCGTCTGTTGCAACTGGATGTGGCCAGCCTGGCCGCCCTGCTGGGTGATAAGCCCTATATGCTGGGCGAGTCCCCGAGCTGGCTGGACGCCACGGTATTTGCCTTTGTCGCCTCGGCCTGGCTGGCCACACTGGGCGACACCCCCAGCCAGCAGGCGGTGCGGCAGCATGCCAATCTGCAGGCTTATGTCGAGCGGCTGCGCCGGCAATACTTTCCCGACTGGACGACCGAGGCATGA
- a CDS encoding glycine betaine uptake BCCT transporter, with protein MRLSLLLTALFVLFGALAPQQLADSTAALLAYTISRFGWFYLLSVFGFLVFALYLAFGRFGHIRLGKEDEEPEFSRGSWFAMLFSAGMGIGLVFWGVAEPLSHFATPASAAITPQSADAARAAMRYAFFHWGLHPWAIYSLMGLILAYFKFNRGTPGLISAAFRPLLGARVDGPIGKAIDILAVLATVFGVATSLGFGTLQIESGLQKLFGLQASPWLTFAIVAIATVLFLLSSLTGLSRGIKWLSNLNILLACGLMLLLVVLGPSGFIFDTFTTTFGDYLGNLTSMSLRMSPFNQSSWIASWTLFYWAWWVTWAPFVGMFIARVSRGRTIREFVVGVMLVPALASFVWFAVFGGTALELQLFAGADLVSAVKQDVSTALYVMFDYLPGGRALSILAMLLVVSFFVTSADSATFVLGMLSSGGSLNPGHRVKLIWGVLLSAIALVLLSSGGLKGLQTMSIVAALPFMLIMIGMAVSLYKALSQDEDAARQREIQRLHQLDALLAKQQPPQ; from the coding sequence TTGCGCCTATCCCTGTTACTGACTGCCCTGTTTGTGCTGTTCGGCGCACTCGCCCCACAACAGCTGGCCGACTCCACCGCCGCCTTGCTGGCCTATACCATTTCCCGCTTCGGCTGGTTTTACCTGCTCAGCGTCTTCGGCTTTCTGGTGTTTGCGCTGTATCTGGCCTTTGGCCGTTTCGGCCATATCCGGCTGGGAAAAGAAGATGAGGAGCCGGAGTTTTCCCGTGGCAGCTGGTTTGCCATGCTGTTTTCTGCCGGCATGGGCATAGGCCTGGTGTTCTGGGGCGTGGCCGAGCCGCTGTCCCACTTCGCTACCCCGGCCAGCGCCGCCATCACGCCCCAGTCGGCCGACGCGGCGCGCGCCGCCATGCGCTATGCCTTTTTCCACTGGGGCCTGCACCCGTGGGCCATCTACAGCCTGATGGGGCTGATTCTGGCCTATTTCAAATTCAACCGTGGTACCCCGGGCCTGATCAGCGCGGCCTTCCGGCCTCTGCTGGGTGCGCGGGTCGATGGCCCCATTGGCAAGGCGATTGATATCCTGGCCGTGCTGGCCACGGTATTCGGCGTGGCCACTTCGCTGGGCTTTGGCACTTTGCAGATCGAAAGCGGACTGCAAAAACTGTTCGGCCTGCAGGCTTCGCCCTGGCTGACCTTTGCCATCGTCGCCATCGCCACCGTGCTGTTTCTGCTGTCCTCGCTCACCGGCCTGTCACGCGGCATCAAGTGGTTGTCCAATCTCAACATCCTGCTGGCCTGCGGCCTGATGCTGCTACTGGTGGTACTGGGCCCCAGCGGTTTCATCTTTGATACCTTCACCACCACCTTCGGCGATTATCTGGGCAATCTCACCAGCATGAGCCTGCGCATGTCGCCCTTCAACCAGAGCAGCTGGATTGCCAGCTGGACGCTGTTTTACTGGGCCTGGTGGGTGACCTGGGCACCGTTTGTCGGCATGTTCATCGCCCGTGTCTCGCGCGGGCGCACCATTCGCGAATTCGTGGTGGGGGTGATGCTGGTGCCGGCCCTGGCCAGCTTTGTCTGGTTTGCCGTGTTCGGCGGTACGGCACTCGAGCTGCAACTGTTTGCCGGCGCCGACCTGGTCAGCGCGGTGAAACAGGATGTGTCCACCGCGCTGTATGTGATGTTCGACTACCTGCCGGGCGGGCGGGCCCTGTCCATACTGGCCATGCTGCTGGTGGTCAGCTTCTTCGTCACCTCGGCCGACTCCGCCACCTTTGTGCTGGGCATGCTGTCCTCCGGCGGTTCGCTCAACCCGGGGCACCGCGTCAAGCTGATCTGGGGCGTACTGCTGTCGGCCATTGCCCTGGTGCTGTTGTCCAGCGGCGGGCTGAAGGGTTTGCAGACCATGTCCATCGTGGCGGCCCTGCCCTTCATGCTGATCATGATCGGCATGGCGGTTTCGCTGTACAAGGCACTGTCCCAAGATGAAGATGCCGCGCGCCAGCGCGAGATTCAGCGCCTGCACCAGCTGGATGCCCTGCTGGCGAAACAACAGCCACCACAATAA
- the tcdA gene encoding tRNA cyclic N6-threonylcarbamoyladenosine(37) synthase TcdA, whose protein sequence is MSHDADLERRFGGIARLYGAEALSRFQQAHVCVVGVGGVGSWAVEALARSAIGHLTLIDLDNIAESNTNRQLPALDPHYGMAKVTALAERVRAINPACVVQEIEDFVTEDNLDAMLGQGFDFIIDCIDNLRVKTAMAAWCVRQRQPFIVSGGAGGQMDPTKIKLADLGEVTYDPLLSKLRYNLRRYHGFPRDAGKKLQVPCVFSTEQLVYPDTQSCEADSSRGPQGLSCAGFGAGMVVTASFGLVAVSHALKQLAKPAKKR, encoded by the coding sequence ATGTCGCACGATGCTGATCTTGAACGCCGCTTTGGCGGTATTGCCCGCCTGTATGGCGCAGAGGCGCTGAGCCGTTTCCAGCAGGCTCATGTCTGTGTGGTGGGCGTGGGCGGGGTGGGTTCCTGGGCGGTGGAAGCACTGGCGCGCAGCGCCATCGGCCACCTGACGCTGATTGATCTGGACAATATTGCCGAATCCAATACCAACCGCCAGCTGCCGGCACTGGACCCGCATTACGGCATGGCCAAGGTGACGGCACTGGCCGAACGGGTGCGCGCCATCAATCCGGCCTGCGTGGTGCAGGAAATCGAGGATTTCGTCACTGAAGACAATCTGGATGCCATGCTGGGCCAGGGCTTCGACTTCATCATCGACTGCATCGACAATCTGCGGGTCAAAACCGCCATGGCAGCCTGGTGTGTACGCCAACGCCAGCCCTTCATCGTGTCCGGTGGTGCCGGCGGCCAGATGGACCCGACCAAGATCAAGCTGGCGGATCTGGGCGAGGTCACTTACGACCCGCTGTTGTCCAAGCTGCGTTATAACCTGCGCCGTTATCACGGCTTCCCGCGCGATGCCGGCAAGAAGCTGCAGGTTCCCTGCGTGTTCTCTACCGAACAGCTGGTTTATCCCGACACACAAAGTTGTGAGGCCGACAGCAGCCGTGGTCCGCAGGGTCTGTCCTGCGCCGGCTTCGGTGCCGGCATGGTTGTCACCGCCAGCTTTGGGCTGGTAGCGGTGTCACATGCGCTGAAGCAACTGGCCAAGCCGGCGAAAAAGCGCTGA
- a CDS encoding arsinothricin resistance N-acetyltransferase ArsN1 family B, producing MSQDIHIRPATAADAASIVAIYNPYVLDTTISFEEQPVTEQEMVERMRKVDEQGLPWLVVELHGELLGYAYATRWRVRHAYRFAVETSVYFAAEARGQGLGSRLYRVLLQQLRALGVHMAIGGIALPNPASAALHEGLGFRQVATFHEVGWKAGRWLDVGYWELKLNDGPPLPDAG from the coding sequence ATGAGCCAAGATATCCACATCCGCCCGGCCACGGCGGCCGACGCCGCCAGCATTGTGGCGATTTACAACCCCTACGTGCTTGATACCACCATCAGTTTTGAAGAACAGCCGGTGACCGAGCAGGAAATGGTCGAGCGCATGCGCAAGGTGGACGAGCAAGGCCTGCCCTGGCTGGTGGTGGAGCTACATGGCGAGCTGCTGGGCTATGCCTATGCCACGCGCTGGCGGGTGCGGCATGCCTACCGCTTTGCGGTGGAAACATCGGTGTACTTTGCCGCAGAGGCCCGTGGCCAGGGCCTGGGCAGCCGGCTGTACCGCGTCTTGCTGCAGCAATTGCGCGCGCTGGGCGTGCACATGGCCATTGGTGGCATTGCCCTGCCCAATCCGGCCAGTGCCGCTCTGCACGAGGGCTTGGGTTTCCGTCAGGTAGCCACTTTTCACGAGGTGGGCTGGAAGGCTGGCCGCTGGCTGGACGTGGGCTATTGGGAGCTGAAACTCAATGATGGCCCACCACTGCCGGATGCGGGCTGA
- a CDS encoding cupin domain-containing protein, whose protein sequence is MAQASDIIVFQRNPVRVEQFNAPADRRIEGECAQTVENHYSDPSGQFHAGIWSGGRGSWKVKYSEHEFCTLLEGYVRLTDLHGDSVELYAGDHFVIPAGFEGVWEVLEPARKTYAIFEAK, encoded by the coding sequence ATGGCACAAGCCAGCGACATCATCGTGTTTCAACGCAACCCGGTACGGGTCGAGCAATTCAATGCACCGGCCGACCGCCGCATCGAAGGCGAGTGCGCCCAGACAGTAGAAAACCATTACTCCGACCCTAGCGGCCAGTTTCACGCCGGTATCTGGAGTGGTGGCCGTGGCAGCTGGAAGGTGAAATACAGCGAGCACGAATTCTGCACCCTGCTGGAAGGCTATGTGCGGCTGACCGATCTCCACGGCGACAGCGTGGAGCTGTATGCCGGCGACCATTTCGTCATTCCTGCAGGTTTCGAAGGGGTATGGGAGGTGCTGGAACCGGCGCGCAAGACCTACGCCATCTTCGAGGCCAAGTAG
- a CDS encoding M48 family metallopeptidase: MKKLHLALVLALSLSGAAQAFDLNGMLSSGSDLLKAATLSDADVKSLAAESSVAMDKKNKVAAPSSAYGKRLAKIVKGLDSEDGTKLNFKVYQTKEVNAFAMADGTVRVYSGLLDKMDDDQVRFVIGHEIGHVKLGHTKKAMQLAYSASAARKAAGSSGNSTAAALSESDLGNFAEAIVNAQFSQSQESDADAYGVGFLKRHNYNVQGAPSALRKLAELYGNDSSMLASHPAPGERATKVEKLIAN; encoded by the coding sequence ATGAAAAAATTGCACCTTGCTCTGGTATTGGCATTGTCCCTGTCTGGCGCAGCCCAGGCTTTCGATCTGAACGGCATGCTCAGCTCCGGCAGCGACCTGCTCAAGGCGGCGACCCTGAGCGATGCCGACGTGAAGAGCCTGGCCGCTGAATCCAGCGTGGCCATGGACAAGAAAAACAAGGTAGCCGCCCCCTCCAGCGCCTATGGCAAGCGTCTGGCCAAGATCGTCAAGGGTCTGGACAGCGAAGACGGCACCAAGCTGAACTTCAAGGTCTATCAGACCAAGGAAGTGAACGCCTTTGCCATGGCAGATGGCACCGTGCGTGTGTACAGCGGCCTGCTGGACAAGATGGATGACGACCAGGTGCGTTTCGTGATCGGCCATGAAATCGGCCACGTGAAGTTGGGCCACACCAAGAAAGCCATGCAGCTGGCTTACTCCGCTTCCGCTGCGCGCAAGGCCGCCGGTAGCAGCGGCAACAGCACTGCCGCAGCCCTGAGCGAGTCCGACCTGGGCAACTTTGCCGAAGCCATCGTCAATGCACAGTTCTCGCAATCGCAGGAAAGCGATGCCGATGCCTATGGCGTGGGCTTCCTCAAGCGCCACAACTACAATGTGCAAGGCGCACCGTCCGCCCTGCGCAAACTGGCCGAGCTGTACGGCAACGACAGCAGCATGCTGGCCAGCCACCCGGCTCCGGGCGAGCGCGCCACCAAGGTGGAAAAGCTGATCGCCAACTGA
- a CDS encoding prolyl oligopeptidase family serine peptidase: MSHLPDSQLWLESLDDPAVQQWVAAQNSHTQALLDADARYAPLQRDILAHLRDTRQIPFFSEHAGWLYNFHQDETHPRGIYRRSTLAAYRAGAQEWQTVLDVDALAAEAGKDWYLDGVAHCTVAPTRVLVHLSEGGGDASLAWEYDLDAAAWVEQGLRFPKGKNHIAWRDPDSVFVCPGWKGAPLTRSGYPSEVWLVERAADGQHQWQQLFVAPAGAMMVAAWRYLDGVDGVLDLIEAADGFYSKTYHLIDAELQTRPLPLPAKADIEGYLHGQFIVKLAEDWPWQGATYLAGSLLAVPLRHLLGGEGAVQCLVEPAPRLAIESVETTRSSVVVNLIDNVRSRLQAFELHGEQWQPRSLPVPDSGVIEFADQPWDSEVLCYSFSDFLNPTGLYRLDVASGQQECLRQQPAAFDASRFVAEQCWATAPDGVAIPYFVVRARDVVLDGSTPTLLYGYGGFEVPMMPYYVENFGAHWLEKGGAFVLACIRGGGEFGPGWHQAAQGVKRPVSFDDFCAVAEALIASGLTSPGKLGIEGGSNGGLLVAACMVRRPELFKAVVCEVPLLDMLRYTELLAGASWIDEYGDPANPDEAAALAAYSPYHQIKPEAVYPLALFTTSARDDRVHPGHARKMVARLQELGHGALLIETDAGGHTGNAGQQQTADELARVLVYLYQRLMD, translated from the coding sequence ATGTCCCACCTTCCCGATTCCCAGCTGTGGCTGGAAAGCCTCGACGACCCTGCAGTCCAGCAATGGGTTGCTGCGCAGAACAGCCACACCCAGGCGCTGCTGGATGCCGATGCGCGCTATGCGCCCTTGCAGCGCGACATCCTGGCGCACCTGCGCGATACGCGGCAGATTCCCTTCTTTTCCGAGCACGCCGGCTGGCTGTACAACTTCCATCAGGATGAAACCCATCCGCGCGGCATTTACCGCCGCAGCACACTGGCGGCTTACCGGGCTGGTGCACAGGAATGGCAGACGGTGCTGGATGTGGATGCGCTGGCGGCCGAAGCTGGCAAGGATTGGTATCTGGATGGCGTGGCGCATTGCACGGTTGCGCCCACACGGGTGCTGGTGCATCTGAGCGAGGGTGGTGGCGATGCCAGCCTGGCCTGGGAATACGATCTGGATGCCGCCGCCTGGGTGGAGCAGGGTTTGCGTTTTCCCAAGGGCAAGAATCATATCGCCTGGCGTGACCCGGACAGCGTGTTTGTCTGCCCCGGCTGGAAGGGCGCGCCGCTGACCCGCTCCGGCTATCCCAGCGAAGTATGGCTGGTGGAACGTGCGGCCGATGGCCAGCATCAATGGCAGCAGCTGTTTGTCGCACCCGCCGGTGCGATGATGGTGGCGGCCTGGCGTTATCTGGATGGCGTGGATGGCGTGCTGGACCTGATCGAGGCCGCTGATGGCTTTTACAGCAAGACCTATCATCTGATTGATGCCGAGCTGCAAACCCGGCCGCTGCCACTGCCGGCCAAGGCGGATATCGAGGGCTATCTGCATGGCCAGTTCATCGTCAAGCTGGCCGAAGACTGGCCGTGGCAGGGCGCAACCTATCTGGCGGGCAGCCTGCTGGCCGTGCCGCTGCGCCACTTGCTGGGTGGTGAGGGGGCGGTGCAGTGCCTGGTGGAGCCCGCGCCGCGGCTGGCCATCGAGTCGGTGGAAACCACCCGCAGCAGCGTGGTGGTGAACCTGATCGACAATGTCCGCAGCCGTCTGCAGGCGTTTGAGCTGCATGGCGAGCAGTGGCAGCCGCGCAGTCTGCCGGTGCCGGATTCCGGCGTGATCGAGTTTGCCGACCAGCCTTGGGACAGCGAAGTGCTGTGCTATAGCTTCAGCGATTTCCTTAATCCCACCGGTCTGTACCGGTTGGATGTGGCCAGTGGCCAGCAGGAATGCCTGCGCCAGCAGCCCGCGGCTTTCGATGCCAGCCGTTTTGTCGCCGAGCAATGCTGGGCCACTGCGCCGGACGGGGTGGCGATTCCCTATTTCGTGGTGCGCGCCCGCGATGTGGTGCTGGATGGCAGCACGCCCACCCTGTTGTATGGCTATGGCGGTTTCGAAGTGCCGATGATGCCGTATTACGTGGAAAACTTCGGCGCGCACTGGCTGGAAAAGGGCGGTGCCTTCGTGCTGGCCTGCATCCGTGGTGGTGGGGAGTTTGGCCCTGGCTGGCATCAGGCCGCACAAGGGGTGAAGCGCCCGGTTTCCTTTGACGACTTTTGCGCCGTGGCCGAAGCCCTGATTGCCAGCGGGCTGACCTCTCCGGGCAAGCTGGGCATCGAAGGCGGCAGCAATGGTGGCTTGCTGGTGGCGGCCTGCATGGTGCGCCGGCCGGAACTGTTCAAGGCCGTGGTGTGCGAAGTGCCACTGCTGGACATGCTGCGCTACACCGAACTGCTGGCCGGTGCCAGCTGGATAGACGAATACGGCGATCCGGCCAATCCGGACGAGGCGGCGGCGCTGGCTGCCTATTCGCCTTATCACCAGATCAAGCCGGAGGCGGTTTACCCGCTGGCGCTGTTTACCACCAGTGCGCGCGACGACCGGGTCCACCCCGGCCATGCCCGCAAGATGGTGGCGCGCCTGCAAGAGCTGGGCCACGGTGCGCTGCTGATCGAAACCGATGCCGGCGGCCATACTGGCAATGCCGGCCAGCAGCAGACTGCCGATGAGCTGGCGCGGGTGCTGGTGTATCTGTATCAGCGGCTGATGGACTAA
- the oppF gene encoding murein tripeptide/oligopeptide ABC transporter ATP binding protein OppF yields the protein MSEQAKQPILSVRDVKVHFQVKGDGAWPWSAKRTLKAVDGVSFDLYAGETLGVVGESGCGKSTLSRAILNLIPATSGEIVWMGKDLTRGTDKDWHAVRKDIQMIFQDPLASLNPRMTVAHIIGEPLRVHKPELSEAEVMKRVRAMMARVGLREQMINRYPHEFSGGQCQRIGIARALILEPKLIICDEPVSALDVSIQAQIINLLKELQREMGLALIFIAHDLAVVKHISDRILVMYLGREMELAQKHALYDAPAHPYTRALLSAIPIPDPKLEKNKVIQILQGDLPSPINPPSGCVFRTRCPQAEARCGTEKIQLRQISEQSQSSCLLA from the coding sequence ATGTCTGAACAAGCCAAGCAGCCGATTCTGTCGGTACGTGATGTCAAAGTGCATTTTCAGGTCAAGGGCGACGGTGCCTGGCCGTGGAGTGCCAAGCGCACGCTGAAGGCGGTGGACGGGGTCAGCTTCGATCTGTACGCCGGTGAAACCCTGGGTGTGGTGGGCGAGTCCGGCTGTGGCAAGTCCACCCTGTCGCGCGCCATCCTCAACCTGATTCCGGCCACCAGCGGCGAAATCGTGTGGATGGGCAAGGACCTGACTCGCGGCACGGACAAGGACTGGCATGCGGTGCGCAAGGACATCCAGATGATCTTCCAGGATCCTCTGGCCTCGCTGAACCCGCGCATGACGGTGGCGCACATCATCGGCGAGCCGCTGCGGGTGCACAAACCGGAGCTGTCGGAAGCCGAAGTGATGAAGCGGGTGCGCGCCATGATGGCGCGGGTGGGGCTGCGTGAGCAGATGATCAACCGCTATCCGCACGAATTTTCTGGTGGCCAGTGCCAGCGTATCGGCATTGCCCGGGCGCTGATTCTGGAACCCAAGCTGATCATCTGCGACGAGCCGGTGTCGGCACTGGACGTGTCGATTCAGGCGCAGATCATCAATCTGCTGAAAGAGCTGCAGCGCGAGATGGGGCTGGCGCTGATCTTCATCGCCCACGATCTGGCGGTGGTCAAGCATATCTCCGACCGCATCCTGGTGATGTATCTGGGCCGCGAGATGGAGCTGGCACAAAAGCATGCCTTATACGATGCGCCTGCGCACCCGTATACCCGCGCGCTGCTGTCGGCCATTCCCATTCCCGATCCGAAGCTGGAGAAAAACAAGGTCATCCAGATCCTGCAGGGTGATCTGCCCAGCCCGATCAACCCGCCTTCGGGCTGCGTGTTCCGCACCCGCTGCCCACAGGCCGAGGCGCGTTGCGGCACGGAGAAAATCCAGCTGCGCCAGATCAGCGAGCAAAGCCAGAGCTCCTGCCTGCTGGCCTGA
- a CDS encoding alpha/beta hydrolase: protein MKSVWILLLALCCGRVLADEQLLTLSTRPGVSQRLLLLEPAGKPLASLILFTGGEGTLKLGDSGQLGAGAGNFLVRTRQRWAEQGFQVAVVDAPSDHPDNISRNDFRSSAEHAADIAVVMDELRRRAAVPVWLVGTSRGTTSAAAIGIRLQPRVAGLVLTSTINHDRGNVAAMDLPQLSLPVLLVQHRHDQCKESLPANVQPILDGLLKAQPRALLEFDGGQNRGDPCQPWAAHGYNGIEDEVISQIAAWIKQHQR from the coding sequence ATGAAAAGCGTATGGATCTTGTTGTTGGCATTGTGTTGCGGCAGGGTGCTGGCCGATGAGCAGCTGCTTACGCTCAGCACCCGTCCCGGCGTGAGCCAGCGTCTGTTGTTGCTGGAACCCGCCGGCAAGCCGCTGGCCAGCCTGATCCTGTTTACCGGTGGCGAGGGCACGCTGAAACTGGGCGATAGCGGCCAGTTGGGTGCCGGTGCCGGCAACTTTCTGGTCAGGACCCGCCAGCGCTGGGCAGAGCAGGGCTTTCAGGTGGCGGTGGTGGATGCGCCGTCCGACCATCCGGACAATATCAGCCGTAACGATTTTCGCAGCAGCGCCGAGCATGCCGCAGATATTGCCGTGGTGATGGATGAGTTGCGCCGTCGGGCCGCGGTTCCGGTATGGCTGGTGGGCACCAGCCGAGGCACGACCTCGGCGGCGGCTATCGGCATCCGCCTGCAACCGCGCGTGGCCGGGCTGGTGTTGACCTCCACCATCAATCACGATCGTGGCAATGTTGCGGCCATGGATTTGCCACAGCTCAGCCTGCCGGTCTTGCTGGTACAGCACCGGCATGACCAGTGCAAGGAAAGCCTGCCGGCCAATGTGCAGCCGATACTGGACGGGCTGCTCAAGGCACAGCCGCGCGCCCTGCTGGAGTTTGATGGCGGACAGAACCGGGGTGACCCCTGCCAGCCTTGGGCCGCACATGGGTATAACGGTATCGAGGATGAAGTCATCAGCCAGATCGCGGCCTGGATAAAACAGCATCAGCGCTGA
- a CDS encoding YceH family protein, translating into MDTHQLDAAEVRVLGALVEKQALTPDAYPLTLNSLSSACNQLTSREPVMQLPDAELSAALAGLMAKKLVTERLPAGSRVAKYEHRLNYEWNIDGARQAALALLMLRGPQTSAEIRTRSGRIYSFGGVEEVEGALEALADKYPPLVMKLPRQPGEREARWCHLLSGEPSPNEISAAAIIDVGVAGRVAALEAEVAALKARLQQLEHSLGE; encoded by the coding sequence ATGGATACACACCAACTGGATGCCGCGGAAGTGCGGGTACTGGGCGCACTGGTCGAAAAACAGGCGCTGACACCCGATGCCTACCCGCTGACACTGAACAGCCTGTCTTCCGCCTGCAATCAGCTCACCAGCCGCGAGCCGGTGATGCAGCTGCCCGATGCCGAGCTCAGTGCCGCCCTGGCCGGACTGATGGCGAAAAAACTGGTCACCGAGCGGCTGCCGGCCGGCAGCCGGGTCGCCAAGTATGAGCATCGTCTGAACTATGAATGGAATATCGACGGCGCACGTCAGGCCGCACTGGCGCTGTTGATGCTGCGCGGCCCGCAGACCAGCGCGGAGATCCGCACCCGTTCCGGCCGCATCTACAGCTTTGGCGGCGTGGAAGAAGTAGAAGGCGCACTGGAAGCGCTGGCCGACAAATACCCGCCGCTGGTCATGAAACTGCCGCGCCAGCCGGGTGAGCGTGAGGCGCGCTGGTGCCATCTGCTCAGTGGCGAACCCAGCCCGAATGAAATCAGCGCAGCAGCCATCATCGATGTCGGTGTCGCCGGGCGGGTAGCGGCACTGGAAGCCGAAGTGGCCGCTCTCAAGGCCAGATTGCAACAGCTGGAACACAGCCTGGGCGAATAA
- the ltaE gene encoding low-specificity L-threonine aldolase — translation MQWIDMRSDTVTQPTQAMRHAMAHAVVGDDVYGDDPTVVELETLAARLLGKEAALFVPTGNFGNQLAIFTHCQRGNEVILGDDCHIVWHETGGAAVIGGVQLRTIASDKGVMDPQEIEARIRVGQDVHWPKTGLICLENAHSNGRVIPLDIMQRTADIARCHGVPVHLDGARVFNAATYLGCDVQEITRHADTVMCCLSKGLAAPVGSILAGSADFIALARYNRKLLGGGWRQAGVLAAPGLLALTEMTQRLAEDHANARYLAEQLAGMPCIEVDIDDVHINMVWFRLLADIDISELMAALTADGIKANPPEGGRMRLVTHWQVSREAIDRVLEVFQRVLSD, via the coding sequence ATGCAGTGGATTGATATGCGCAGTGACACCGTTACCCAACCCACCCAGGCCATGCGTCACGCCATGGCTCATGCCGTGGTGGGCGACGATGTCTATGGTGACGACCCGACTGTGGTCGAACTGGAAACCCTGGCCGCCCGGCTGCTGGGCAAAGAGGCCGCGCTGTTTGTGCCCACCGGCAATTTCGGCAATCAGCTGGCCATTTTCACCCACTGCCAGCGTGGCAACGAGGTGATTCTGGGCGACGACTGCCATATCGTCTGGCACGAAACCGGCGGTGCGGCGGTGATCGGTGGCGTGCAGTTGCGCACCATTGCCAGCGACAAGGGGGTGATGGATCCGCAGGAAATCGAAGCGCGCATCCGGGTGGGCCAGGATGTGCATTGGCCCAAGACCGGGCTGATCTGCCTGGAAAACGCTCACAGCAATGGCCGGGTGATTCCGCTGGACATCATGCAGCGCACCGCCGACATCGCCCGTTGCCACGGCGTGCCGGTGCATCTGGATGGGGCGCGGGTATTCAATGCCGCCACGTATCTGGGCTGTGATGTGCAGGAGATCACCCGTCATGCCGATACGGTGATGTGCTGTCTGTCCAAGGGGCTGGCCGCACCGGTCGGTTCCATCCTGGCCGGCTCGGCCGATTTCATTGCCCTCGCCCGCTACAATCGCAAGCTGCTGGGTGGCGGCTGGCGTCAGGCCGGGGTGCTGGCGGCACCGGGCCTGCTCGCGCTGACCGAGATGACCCAGCGTCTGGCCGAAGACCACGCCAATGCCCGCTATCTGGCCGAGCAACTGGCCGGCATGCCCTGCATCGAGGTGGACATCGACGACGTGCACATCAATATGGTGTGGTTCCGCTTGCTGGCCGACATCGATATCAGCGAACTGATGGCCGCCCTGACGGCTGACGGCATCAAGGCCAATCCGCCCGAGGGTGGGCGCATGCGCTTGGTGACGCACTGGCAGGTCAGCCGGGAAGCCATCGACCGGGTACTGGAGGTGTTTCAGCGGGTATTAAGTGACTGA